In Musa acuminata AAA Group cultivar baxijiao chromosome BXJ2-3, Cavendish_Baxijiao_AAA, whole genome shotgun sequence, the following proteins share a genomic window:
- the LOC135608338 gene encoding putative kinase-like protein TMKL1, protein MPSLRSKLAPFPIFSLLPRSFSSAFCWFFFFYLAVFFFSFSCSEAASADVVLLLNKIKPALQGSAANAELSSWNASLPLCLWRGLGWSVGASSAVLRCEVDSALRSNLSLSSDPSLRLLSIRLPAAALAGSVPPELGQFSYLEVVYLGVNSLTGTIPLELGNAPALADLDLSSNTLDGTLPPSIWNLCDRLMSLRLHGNNLSGAVPDPAEPSSSCDKLKTLDLGNNRLQGSFPNFITRFGGLEELDLSSNLFSGSIPDSLAGLRSLQKLNLSHNNFTGALPASFQESSFTAEAFQGNNPSLCGPPLGKCGSSSGLSAGAIAGIVIGLLAGAVVLASVSIGWVQGRKRRNRERKADEVEDMVFEEDGNNGAEGKLVVFQGGEHLSLEEVLNATGQVMEKMSYGTVYKAKLADGGNISLRLLREGSCKDQVECLPVIRQLGRVRHENLSALRAFYQGKRGEKLLIYDFHVNKSLHELLHDNRAGKPQLNWARRHKIALGVARGLAHLHTALETPITHGNVRSKNVLVDDHFVPRLAEFGLDKLMVPAVADEMVSAAKSDGYKAPELQKMKKCNPRTDVYAFGILLLEILMGKKPAKGSGRDGDGADLPSLVKVAVLEEATMEVFDVEVVKGIRSPMEEGLVQALKLAMGCCAPVASVRPDMNEVVKQLEENRPRNRSALYTPTDRSEIGTPF, encoded by the exons ATGCCTTCTTTGCGTTCAAAACTTGCTCCTTTTCCTATCTTTTCTCTTCTACCTCGCTCTTTCTCCTCCGCCTTCTgctggttcttcttcttctacctcgCTgtgttcttcttctccttttcttgctCAGAGGCCGCCTCGGCCGACGTTGTCCTCCTCCTCAACAAGATAAAGCCCGCCCTCCAAGGATCCGCAGCCAACGCCGAGCTGTCCTCTTGGAACGCCTCCCTCCCACTCTGTCTCTGGCGTGGCCTGGGATGGTCTGTGGGTGCCAGCTCCGCAGTGCTCCGGTGCGAAGTCGATTCGGCCCTTCGCTCCAACCTTTCCCTCTCCTCGGACCCCTCTCTCCGCCTCCTTTCCATCCGCCTTCCAGCCGCCGCCCTCGCTGGCTCCGTCCCGCCGGAGCTCGGCCAGTTTTCCTACCTCGAGGTAGTATACCTCGGTGTCAACTCCCTTACCGGCACCATCCCGCTTGAGCTTGGGAACGCCCCTGCACTCGCCGACCTTGACCTTTCCAGCAACACCTTGGACGGAACCCTCCCGCCCTCCATCTGGAACCTCTGTGACCGCCTCATGTCGCTCCGCCTTCACGGCAACAACCTCTCTGGTGCGGTTCCTGACCCCGCGGAGCCCAGCTCGAGCTGCGACAAGCTTAAAACTCTGGACTTGGGCAACAACCGTCTTCAAGGATCCTTTCCCAACTTCATCACCAGGTTCGGTGGGCTGGAGGAGCTCGACCTCAGCAGCAATCTCTTCTCCGGCTCGATTCCAGACTCGCTTGCGGGTCTCAGAAGCCTGCAAAAGTTGAATCTTTCTCACAACAACTTCACTGGGGCATTGCCCGCGTCGTTCCAGGAGTCCAGTTTCACGGCGGAGGCGTTCCAGGGGAACAACCCGAGTTTATGCGGCCCACCACTGGGGAAATGCGGGTCAAGTTCCGGGCTGAGCGCCGGCGCCATCGCAGGCATAGTTATCGGgctgctggctggggcggtggtcCTGGCGTCGGTGTCCATCGGCTGGGTGCAGGGGAGGAAGAGGCGGAACAGGGAAAGGAAGGCGGACGAGGTGGAGGATATGGTGTTCGAGGAGGACGGGAACAACGGTGCGGAGGGGAAGCTGGTGGTGTTCCAGGGCGGCGAGCACCTGTCGCTCGAAGAGGTGCTGAACGCCACCGGGCAGGTGATGGAGAAGATGAGCTATGGGACGGTGTACAAGGCGAAGCTGGCCGACGGTGGGAACATTTCCCTCCGGCTGCTGAGGGAAGGCAGCTGCAAGGATCAAGTTGAGTGCTTGCCGGTCATCCGCCAGCTCGGCCGAGTTCGGCACGAGAACCTGTCGGCGCTGAGGGCGTTCTACCAAGGCAAACGAGGGGAGAAGCTCCTCATCTACGACTTCCACGTCAACAAATCCCTTCATGAGCTCCTCCACG ATAACAGAGCAGGGAAGCCGCAGCTGAACTGGGCTCGCCGGCACAAGATAGCCCTCGGAGTGGCGCGGGGGCTCGCCCACCTCCACACCGCCCTGGAGACGCCGATCACGCACGGAAACGTGCGGTCCAAGAACGTGCTCGTCGACGATCACTTCGTGCCGCGTCTCGCCGAGTTCGGGCTCGACAAGCTGATGGTGCCGGCGGTGGCCGACGAGATGGTGTCCGCCGCCAAGTCAGACGGATACAAGGCGCCGGAGCTCCAGAAGATGAAGAAGTGCAACCCGAGGACGGACGTGTACGCCTTCGGGATACTGCTGCTGGAGATCCTGATGGGGAAGAAGCCGGCGAAGGGGAGCGGGAGGGACGGCGACGGGGCGGACCTGCCGTCGCTGGTGAAGGTGGCGGTTCTGGAGGAGGCGACGATGGAGGTGTTCGACGTGGAGGTGGTGAAGGGGATACGGAGCCCGATGGAGGAGGGCCTGGTGCAGGCGCTGAAGCTGGCGATGGGGTGCTGCGCGCCGGTGGCGTCGGTGAGGCCGGACATGAACGAGGTGGTGAAGCAGCTGGAGGAGAACAGGCCTCGGAACAGGTCGGCGCTGTATACTCCCACCGACAGGAGTGAGATCGGGACGCCATTCTGA
- the LOC135608339 gene encoding probable voltage-gated potassium channel subunit beta produces MQYNNLGRSGLKVSQLSYGAWVTFGNQIDVKEAKSLLQCCRDNGVNFFDNAEVYANGRAEEIMGQAIRELGWRRSDLVISTKIFWGGPGPNDKGLSRKHLIEGTRASLRRLDMDYVDVLFCHRPDAATPIEETVRAMNHIIDRGWAFYWGTSEWSAQQITEAWAVAHRLDLVGPIVEQPEYNLLSRHKVEVEFLPLYSTYGLGLTTWSPLASGVLTGKYNKGNVPPDSRFALDNYKNLASRSLVDDTLRKVNGLKPIADELGVPLSQLAIAWCASNPHVSTVITGATKESQIVENIQALEVIPKLTPDIIEKIEAAVQSKPKRPESYR; encoded by the exons ATGCAGTACAATAACTTGGGGCGGTCGGGGCTGAAGGTGAGCCAGCTCTCCTACGGGGCGTGGGTGACGTTCGGGAACCAGATCGATGTCAAGGAGGCGAAGTCGCTGCTGCAGTGCTGCCGCGACAACGGCGTCAACTTCTTCGACAACGCCGAGGTCTACGCcaatggccgcgccgaggagatcATGGGCCAGGCCATCCGCGAGCTCGGCTGGCGCCGCTCTGATCTCGTCATCTCCACTAAGATCTTCTGGGGCGGCCCTGGGCCCAACGACAAGGGCCTCTCACGCAAGCATCTCATCGAGGGCACCCGCGCCTCCCTTCGCCGCCTCGACATGGACTACGTCGACGTCCTCTTCTGCCACCGCCCCGATGCCGCCACCCCCATCGAGGAGACCGTCCGCGCCATGAACCACATCATCGACAGGGGCTGGGCCTTCTACTGGGGCACCTCCGAGTGGTCCGCCCAGCAGATCACCGAGGCCTGGGCCGTCGCTCACCGCCTCGACCTCGTCGGTCCCATCGTCGAGCAGCCCGAGTACAACCTCCTGTCGCGCCACAAG GTTGAAGTGGAGTTCCTTCCTCTGTACAGCACTTATGGCCTGGGTCTTACCACATGGAGTCCGTTAGCATCAGGAGTTTTGACTGGGAAATACAACAAAGGAAATGTACCACCTGATAGTCGGTTTGCACTGGATAATTACAAG AATCTTGCAAGCAGATCATTGGTTGATGACACGCTAAGGAAAGTTAATGGACTGAAACCAATTGCAGATGAACTAGGTGTTCCTTTATCTCAACTTGCAATTGCTTGGTGTGCATCAAATCCACATGTTTCAACAGTAATTACTGGGGCCACGAAGGAGAGTCAG ATCGTCGAGAACATACAGGCTCTTGAGGTCATTCCCAAGCTGACGCCCGATATAATCGAGAAGATAGAGGCAGCTGTTCAAAGCAAACCCAAGCGTCCGGAATCATACCGGTGA